From a region of the Rhipicephalus microplus isolate Deutch F79 chromosome X, USDA_Rmic, whole genome shotgun sequence genome:
- the LOC119177038 gene encoding obg-like ATPase 1, which yields MPPKKKEDETERPVLIGRVGTNLKVGIVGLPNVGKSTFFNVLTANQVPAENFPFCTIDPNESRVAVPDARFDYLCEYFKPVSKVPAFLNVVDIAGLVKGASDGQGLGNAFLSHIRACDALFHLCRTFEDEDVTHVEGDVNPVRDIDIINEELRKKDEEYLLAIIDKMERTVLRGGDKKMKPEYDILVKIRGILCDEKKHLRFCDWNANEIEVLNKHLFITAKPMIYLVNLAEKDFIRKKNKWLPKIKEWVDKNDPGAAVIPFSGAFEHKLIEMDAEQKKAYEEEQKVTSVLDKIIVTGYKALQLMYFFTAGKDEVKAWTIQKHTKAPQAAGKIHTDFEKGFIMAEVMKFDDFKEEGSEAAVKASGKYRQQGRNYVVEDGDIIFFKFNAGAGLQAKKK from the exons ATGCCGCCGAAGAAAAAGGAAGACGAGACAGAGCGGCCGGTGCTGATCGGTCGCGTAGGCACGAACCTTAAAGTAGGCATTGTCGGCCTTCCCAACGTGGGTAAGTCGACGTTCTTCAACGTGTTGACAGCCAACCAGGTGCCCGCCGAAAACTTTCCCTTCTGCACCATCGACCCGAACGAGAGCAGGGTGGCTGTCCCAGATGCTCGTTTCGATTACCTCTGCGAGTACTTCAAGCCAGTAAGCAAGGTGCCAGCGTTCCTTAACGTGGTTGACATCGCGGGCCTCGTGAAAGGTGCCAGCGATGGTCAGGGTCTTGGAAACGCGTTTCTCTCCCATATTCGAGCCTGTGACGCGCTCTTCCATTTGTGCCGCACTTTCGAAGACGAAGACGTGACGCACGTTGAAGGCGACGTCAACCCCGTCCGCGACATAGACATTATTAACGAGGAACTCCGAAAGAAAGATGAGGAATACTTGCTGGCCATCATTGACAAAATGGAGCGCACTGTGCTGCGAGGCGGCGACAAGAAGATGAAGCCAGAGTATGACATCCTGGTCAAAATCCGGGGAATTTTGTGCGACGAAAAGAAGCATTTGCGGTTTTGTGACTGGAATGCTAACGAGATTGAAGTGCTCAACAAGCACCTCTTCATCACTGCTAAGCCCATGATCTACCTGGTAAATTTGGCCGAAAAGGACTTTATACGCAAAAAGAACAAATGGCTGCCAAAGATCAAAGAATGGGTTGACAAGAATGATCCAGGTGCCGCTGTGATTCCATTCAGCGGGGCTTTCGAGCACAAGCTGATCGAAATGGACGCCGAGCAAAAGAAAGCCTACGAGGAGGAGCAAAAA GTGACTTCCGTTCTGGACAAGATAATTGTGACTGGATACAAGGCACTGCAGTTGATGTACTTCTTCACAGCTGGAAAAGATGAAGTCAAGGCATGGACAATCCAGAAGCACACTAAAGCACCGCAGGCTGCCGGGAAAATTCACACAGACTTCGAGAAAGGTTTCATCATGGCTGAGGTGATGAAGTTTGATGACTTCAAAGAGGAAGGCTCAGAGGCAGCGGTTAAAGCCTCTGGCAAGTATCGACAACAAGGCCGCAATTATGTTGTGGAAGATGGTGACATCATATTTTTTAAGTTTAATGCAGGAGCAGGATTACAAGCCAAGAAAAAGTAA